The following are from one region of the Quercus robur chromosome 1, dhQueRobu3.1, whole genome shotgun sequence genome:
- the LOC126731286 gene encoding uncharacterized protein LOC126731286 produces MGDSLNSSQLSGSSEATSAVPEKKVYKGSLVASCHRASPQNAFRHIASVSHGIFGSDAVSHAAVFLLKVAALETVRRFSMAKCPFAWHGLQTLQILCYPPFKWIQRWAPFKNLVGGMQALSRPILVLSIATVFSDQFECSSGTSDGVGDSHTHSEQHLEQSSEQSNLDTRTSDGSSQSLASETWLIQLYKELEIRGITLPERINEDELHRFYSAANGDFTCLLSSIKKTIRWRETYGILSAQELEVWSDMVFWHGYDVRHQPCLIVRLGLACATLKSHDKPRFAQAIISQIEHGVLRLVDSENSKITVLVDCEGLSPLKIPMQMLRSCSYLLQDHFPNRLGCLFVIRLPPVVRVIAKTFIQVLKPITRKKLKIVGEMYKKVLSDYLQELPSYLDGKCTCTKCSTISICFRQQPLTNKMNKFDHIADVSDGEDPPAPYPADGIDMHLNGNCDQVLRTAIISMLMLWVFIAVIAGLYDPESRPMPH; encoded by the exons ATGGGTGACTCTTTGAATAGTTCTCAATTGAGCGGAAGCTCTGAAGCAACTAGTGCCGTACCTGAGAAAAAGGTGTATAAAGGAAGTTTAGTTGCTTCTTGCCATAGAGCTTCTCCACAGAATGCTTTTAGGCACATAGCTTCAGTAAGCCATGGTATATTTGGAAGTGATGCAGTCAGTCATGCAGCAGTGTTTTTACTCAAAGTTGCTGCATTGGAGACAGTACGGAGGTTCTCGATGGCCAAATGTCCATTTGCATGGCATGGTCTTCAGACTCTGCAAATTCTTTGCTATCCACCATTTAAGTGGATTCAAAGATGGGCTCCCTTCAAGAATTTGGTGGGAGGCATGCAG GCACTGTCAAGGCCTATTCTAGTCCTTTCAATTGCAACAGTTTTCTCTGATCAATTTGAGTGTAGCAGTGGAACCTCAGATGGTGTCGGTGATTCTCATACACATTCAGAACAGCATTTGGAGCAGTCCTCTGAACAGTCTAATCTAGATACAAG GACTTCTGATGGATCTTCTCAAAGTTTGGCATCTGAAACTTGGTTGATACAACTCTATAAGGAGCTTGAAATTCGAGGGATTACTTTGCCAGAAAG AATTAATGAAGATGAGCTCCATAGATTTTACAGTGCCGCTAATGGTGACTTTACATGCTTGCTCTCATCAATTAAGAAGACAATCCGCTGGAGGGAGACTTATGGAATTCTTTCAGCACAAGAACTTGAGGTTTGGTCGGATATGGTTTTTTGGCATGGATATGATGTGAGGCATCAACCTTGTCTCATAGTACGGCTCGGACTTGCTTGTGCCACCTTGAAATCTCATGACAAACCTCGCTTTGCTCAAGCAATCA TATCTCAGATAGAGCATGGAGTCTTGCGTTTAGTTGATtcagaaaattcgaaaattaCAGTTTTGGTGGATTGTGAAGGGTTATCTCCTTTGAAAATTCCAATGCAAATGTTGAGATCCTGTTCTTACCTTCTGCAAGACCACTTCCCAAACCGTCTTGGCTGTTTGTTTGTTATTCGTCTTCCTCCAGTTGTTCGTGTTATTGCTAAAACTTTTATTCAA GTTCTAAAGCCCATCACTCggaaaaagttgaaaattgtAGGGGAGATGTACAAGAAGGTTCTCTCTGATTACCTTCAAGAATTACCATCATATCTTGATGGTAAATGCACATGCACAAAATGTTCAACCATCAGCATCTGTTTTAGGCAGCAGCCTCTTACAAATAAGATGAACAAGTTTGATCATATCGCAGATGTTAGTGATGGTGAGGATCCACCTGCACCGTATCCAGCTGATGGGATTGATATGCACCTAAATGGTAACTGTGACCAGGTGTTGAGGACTGCCATAATAAGCATGCTCATGTTGTGGGTTTTCATAGCTGTTATTGCTGGCTTATATGATCCTGAAAGCCGTCCCATGCCTCATTGA